TTCCAGCGCCTGCCTGCTGCCTGAACCGGTTTCCCTGACCACAATAGACTCATTAGTCAGCGCAGCCGGCGGCATTTCTTTTCCCTTGATAGGATGCCAGGGTGGAGTAATCACCACCATGTGATCGGTCACCCACGGTTCACAATCCACCCCCTCGGCCTTGACGGGGTATCCTGTAATACCCATTTCCACTTCCCTATCCTTAAGCCACTGGACCACCTGGGCGCTGTCCCCCACCCTCAGACTGACCGATACCGCCGGGTATTGCTCCCGGAAACCGCCGATAATCATCGGCAGCAGCCATTCTCCGGCCACCGGAGTGGCCCCCAGCATCAGATGCCCGGCTTTGACCTCTCGCAAATCATCTATACCAGCCTTAATTTTGTTATACTGCCTGATCATCTGCGTGGCAATGGGATAAAGCAAACGCCCCGCCTCGGTGAGCACCACCTTTTTATCAGTGCGTTCAAAAAGCGAGATGCCCAGTTCTTCTTCCAAAGACTTGATTTGAAAACTCACTGCGGGTTGACTCATGTCCAGCTGCGCCGCCGCTTTGGTGAAATTTTTCAACCGGGCGATTAGTAAAAACGCTTCCAGCTGTTTAATATGCAATCTGATCACCTTGTTTAATTATAAACTTACTTTTAAACATATTGCCGTCTCATAACATTACAACTTTTCATGAACTTGACAATTTGTTCTATTATATCACCTTGTACGACTCATGCCCAGATTCCGGCCCATACCGAACAAGAATGATCCTGACCCAAATCGCCCGTCCAATCCGGTGCGAACTGCCCACAGGAACGGATGTCCGCGGGTTATTTATCGTTCTACACTACCGGCAATGCATCTTCCCATCTTGCCATATAAGGCCATAAATTTTTGGAGACGGTTTTCTGTAAAAATATACTTTTTTAGTGTCCCCAGTTGGCTTTTATCAGCATAAATTAAAGAAAAAGCAAAAGGGGTAGTTGCTTTGGCTACTTCCGATTTACATGCGCGAGTTTACGAAAAGATCGCCGGCATCACCAATTACCTGATGCATTCCCAGGCTGCGGACGGTTCATGGTGTTATTGTTTTGAAAGTGCAACCTTAACTGATTCATACATGATAATTCTTTTACGACATCTAAATATACAGGATAATACCCTCATTTATGAGCTGGGGCAAAGGATCATTTCCAAACAGGAACCTTCCGGTGCCTGGAAGCTTTTTTATGATGAACCGGAGGGCAATTTATCCGCTACTATCGAATGCTATTATGCTTTGCTTTTAACCGGCTGCAGAAGCAAGGACGACCCGCAAATGAAAAAAGCCCGGAATTTCATTCTTTCCAAGGGAGGACCCCACCAGGCCAGCTCACTAACCAAGGCGATGCTTGCCCTCACCGGCCATTACCCGTGGGAAAATACACCCAACCTCCCGGTAGAAATAATATTGCTGCCCACTTGGCTGCCAGTTAATTTTTATGATTTTGTTGGTTATGCCCGGGTTCACTTTGCGCCATTAATGATTTGCAGGGATAA
This genomic interval from Desulfoscipio sp. XC116 contains the following:
- a CDS encoding selenium metabolism-associated LysR family transcriptional regulator codes for the protein MIRLHIKQLEAFLLIARLKNFTKAAAQLDMSQPAVSFQIKSLEEELGISLFERTDKKVVLTEAGRLLYPIATQMIRQYNKIKAGIDDLREVKAGHLMLGATPVAGEWLLPMIIGGFREQYPAVSVSLRVGDSAQVVQWLKDREVEMGITGYPVKAEGVDCEPWVTDHMVVITPPWHPIKGKEMPPAALTNESIVVRETGSGSRQALEEQFLKHNVTLDQFASLLELGSTQALINAVRLGLGISVVSRWAAAELLERGSLGEVVVPGVKLSYELYLAWNRPDQESLVTRSFRAFISEEEIKQRFIK